The sequence below is a genomic window from Natronorubrum halophilum.
GTCAAACCGGGACACTTCTTCATCCCGTCGGTCGAACGCCCACATGATCGACGGCCGGAGCGCACCGACGACACTCGTCTCGCCCGGGACCGCCGTCGATCGGCTCGCAGGGCGATACGGTGCGTCTCAAATCGCGACCAACGGCTACTGGATGTATCGGTTCGCACACCGCAACCGATTCACCGTCCTTGAGGCGGGCGACGGGCCGATTCTCGAGTCGATCCGACACGGTAACACGCGATTACCACCGTCTCCACCGAATATTACGCCCTCGGGTTCGAGGTCGACTCCGATCCGAACTCGCTCGACTCACCGTCACAAAACCCTCCACGTCATGAACGGGGCCGCTACTCGGGGGGTGATTATCGCAATCGTCTACGAAGAAGCGATGGACATTGACGAATTCGATAACGTCCTGATAACGTCGGTGGGCTCCCGTCCCTCATTGCACGTACAGCGAGTACGCGATCACGAGGAAGCCGGCCAGGACGAGCAGGCTCTCGAGCAAGATTCCTAACTCGAGCTGGACGCCGAGCAGTTCATAGAGCATTCCGGCGAGGACGAGTCCGAGCGTCACGAGTCCGAACCCACCAGCGAGCAGCCCGAGCGCCCGTTGGCGCGTCCGTCGGTAGGCCTTGAACGCGAAATACGTGATAACGCCGCCAACAACGAGCACGAGCGTCTTAACGATCGCGAGCGCAAGCGTGATCTCGGTCGCGCCGGTCTGATATGGACTCATGTTTCCTTTCGCACCTCCGACCACAGCTCCGCGAGCCGTTCGTCCGCCGTCCGGGCCGGTCGCTCGATCTGGACCGCCAGCGATCGATCCTCGTCCAAACCGAGCGTGATCTCGTCGAACGCCACCGCGTACTTGCTCGCGTGGTGACCGTCCTGGCGGATCTCGGTCGACTCCTCGAGCAACGTCGACTCGGTCAGGAGCTCGAGCTTTCGGTACAGCGTCGATTGTGGAATGTCACACCGTTTCGCTAGCTCAGAAGCCGTCATGGGTTCCTCGAGATTCCGGATAATCTCGCGGCAGTCAGGGTCGTCGAGCGCAGCGCAGATCTCCTCCGCTGGCGGCGTCGACTCCGAAGCGATCGGGTCCCGGACCATTCGTCTACCCCTTACAACGCACGTGGTTTATCGGCATCGATGCGTTTCCCGCCCGTCCAGGCCGATGGACGGGCTCGCCGAACCCGTTCGCCTGTCGGAGCGCCGCCCCAGTCACGAAGCTTTCTTGCGCGTGCACGCTCGAGTAGGAGCCACGCGGGTCTCATTCGGTCCGACCGCGTCTACAAGGGCGGGATGATCGGCCGACCTCCGCCCGCGTCACACGGCTACCGATCGCTCAGTTGTCACGTTCGCCCCGTTCTGGAGTGACCGCTGTATTTCGTTGACTATCGGTTGACGTGTGGTCCGTCGAGGAAGCTGATCGACCCCTTCCGCTGGCTTCCAGCCGACAGTCCGTTTATTAGTATGAATGAATTGACCGATTACTGGAAAACCGTGCCATGGTATCGGCTTTCTATGGTCGATTCATTCGACGGCCTTATATGTGGAACGGGCATTCGGTATTAATGCGAACGACGTGACGCACTCCGTCGCGTTCCCTCCGGCCGCGTTCCGGCACGGAGGTAGGCACTGCATCCACTCTCGTACACACGGTCCATCGGTTCTATCCGATGGCCTTATCCGTACAAGGGCACTCGAAATCGGATGTGCTCGTGGCCGGCATCGCCGGTCACAGCGATCCGCTGCCCTTATACGTGTCCGGGCGTTCAAATCGAATCGGAAATGCCTTGACGGAAGCGGTTTCCGTCGGGCTCCGATCCGACGCCCTTATATGTACGAGGGGATTCGGATGTAATTGCAAAAGAAGCTGTGATCGACGGGGC
It includes:
- a CDS encoding DUF7521 family protein; its protein translation is MSPYQTGATEITLALAIVKTLVLVVGGVITYFAFKAYRRTRQRALGLLAGGFGLVTLGLVLAGMLYELLGVQLELGILLESLLVLAGFLVIAYSLYVQ
- a CDS encoding winged helix-turn-helix domain-containing protein is translated as MVRDPIASESTPPAEEICAALDDPDCREIIRNLEEPMTASELAKRCDIPQSTLYRKLELLTESTLLEESTEIRQDGHHASKYAVAFDEITLGLDEDRSLAVQIERPARTADERLAELWSEVRKET